A stretch of Desulfatiglans sp. DNA encodes these proteins:
- a CDS encoding ABC transporter permease, producing the protein MDRDTKIKKDWGTSYGELVWREFAKSRLSLLCLIFIIILFAVALLAPFLANDKPYFIVIEGQTFFPLFKALKATDYSVFLASLIGIILLLLIRDNRRRLDPSARGSVLMRQVLLLAGILLIGIILIHTLIPHRLDAQDYKTMISSGRAERGLFAPIPYGYARTDLSSREKPPGKEHWLGTDDVGSDVLCRLIHGSRISLSVGFVAVGISTIIGIIIGAILGYFGGRVDFIGMRIVEIMMAIPTFFLIITIVAFFPRSLFNIMVIIGITSWTGDARFIRAEFFKLRKQDFVQAARSLGLPLKSILFRHMLPNGITPVLVNATFGIAGAIFIEAALSFLGFGVAPPTPSWGQMLSLGVSTTGRFLWWLTLFPGLAIFLTVLAYNLVGEALRDAIDPRLRQ; encoded by the coding sequence ATGGACAGAGATACAAAGATTAAAAAAGACTGGGGCACATCATACGGCGAACTTGTCTGGAGGGAGTTTGCAAAAAGCAGGTTAAGTCTTCTGTGCCTCATATTTATTATCATACTTTTTGCTGTTGCTTTGCTGGCCCCGTTTCTCGCAAACGATAAGCCATATTTTATCGTTATAGAGGGGCAGACCTTTTTCCCGCTTTTCAAGGCGCTCAAGGCAACAGACTACAGTGTGTTCCTGGCGTCATTAATCGGAATTATCCTCCTCTTACTGATAAGAGATAACCGCAGGCGTCTTGACCCGTCTGCAAGGGGCTCTGTGCTCATGAGGCAGGTCTTACTCCTGGCCGGGATTCTCCTGATCGGGATCATCCTGATCCATACCCTTATCCCGCACCGGCTTGACGCACAGGATTATAAAACCATGATTTCCTCTGGCAGGGCCGAAAGGGGGCTGTTTGCACCGATACCATACGGATATGCAAGGACAGATCTGTCCAGCCGTGAAAAGCCGCCCGGCAAAGAACACTGGCTTGGCACCGATGATGTGGGGTCAGATGTGTTATGCAGGCTGATACACGGTAGCCGCATCTCCCTTTCAGTCGGATTTGTGGCTGTCGGCATATCGACCATAATAGGCATAATAATCGGGGCGATCCTCGGATATTTCGGGGGCAGGGTGGATTTTATCGGCATGCGTATTGTTGAGATCATGATGGCCATACCAACCTTCTTTCTGATTATTACCATTGTGGCCTTTTTTCCGAGGAGTCTCTTTAATATTATGGTTATTATAGGGATCACAAGCTGGACAGGCGATGCAAGGTTTATAAGGGCAGAGTTCTTCAAGCTGCGCAAACAGGATTTTGTGCAGGCGGCAAGGTCCCTTGGGCTGCCCCTTAAAAGCATACTTTTCAGGCATATGCTTCCAAACGGAATAACACCGGTCCTTGTTAACGCCACATTCGGTATTGCAGGGGCCATATTTATTGAGGCGGCCTTAAGCTTTTTGGGCTTTGGCGTTGCCCCTCCAACCCCAAGCTGGGGACAGATGCTCAGCCTTGGGGTAAGTACAACCGGCAGGTTCCTGTGGTGGCTTACCCTGTTTCCGGGGCTTGCTATCTTCCTGACTGTGCTGGCCTATAACCTTGTTGGTGAGGCGCTTCGTGACGCCATTGACCCCAGACTAAGGCAGTAA
- a CDS encoding ABC transporter permease, whose amino-acid sequence MTTYIIRRLMLMIPTLIGITIMVFAISRIAPGDPVSLSMGPGGQMDAERAADVREARMKLYGLDQPVPVQYAKWFIRVVRFDFGDSLKHHRPVIDIIKDRFPITLTLNLIAFFLIYMISLPMGVLAAVKHRRFFDRASSVLLFMLWALPSMWVGQMMIGYLCGPAFLNWFPPAGLSSNNAEILPFFPWLVDRLWHLTLPVLCLTYGGFAYLTKQVRAGMLENLRADYVRTARSKGLSNWTVVIKHAFRNSVIPVITIMATLIPAMLGGSVIIEQIFSIPGMGMLAFEAVTTRDYNVVMAVATIGGLLNLAGLLFGDIAYAMVDPRISFEDAD is encoded by the coding sequence ATGACTACCTATATTATCAGAAGACTAATGCTCATGATCCCGACACTTATCGGGATAACCATTATGGTGTTTGCCATCAGCAGGATTGCGCCCGGTGATCCGGTCAGCCTCTCCATGGGGCCGGGTGGCCAGATGGATGCAGAGAGGGCTGCTGATGTGCGCGAGGCCAGGATGAAGCTCTATGGGCTTGATCAACCTGTTCCTGTGCAGTATGCAAAGTGGTTTATACGCGTTGTCCGCTTTGATTTCGGTGATTCACTTAAACATCACAGGCCTGTTATAGATATCATTAAGGATAGATTCCCGATAACACTCACCCTTAACCTGATTGCATTTTTCCTGATATATATGATCTCGCTTCCTATGGGCGTTCTGGCTGCTGTCAAGCACAGGCGCTTTTTTGACAGGGCAAGTTCTGTTTTATTATTCATGCTGTGGGCACTGCCATCCATGTGGGTAGGTCAGATGATGATAGGCTATTTGTGCGGCCCTGCATTTTTAAACTGGTTTCCCCCGGCAGGTTTAAGCAGCAATAACGCGGAAATACTCCCATTTTTCCCGTGGCTCGTGGACAGGTTGTGGCACCTTACCCTTCCGGTGCTCTGTTTAACATATGGGGGCTTTGCCTATCTTACCAAACAGGTGCGCGCAGGCATGCTTGAAAACCTGAGGGCAGATTATGTCCGCACTGCCAGGTCAAAGGGGCTTTCAAACTGGACAGTAGTTATAAAACATGCCTTCAGGAACAGCGTGATCCCTGTTATAACAATCATGGCAACCCTCATACCTGCCATGCTTGGCGGATCAGTTATTATTGAGCAGATATTCAGCATCCCCGGCATGGGTATGCTCGCCTTTGAGGCGGTTACCACACGTGACTATAATGTTGTTATGGCAGTCGCCACAATAGGGGGCCTCCTGAACCTTGCGGGGCTCCTGTTTGGCGATATTGCATATGCGATGGTTGATCCGCGTATCAGTTTTGAGGATGCTGATTAA